One part of the Xanthocytophaga agilis genome encodes these proteins:
- a CDS encoding NADAR family protein, whose translation METEDIFFYSVREAYGEFSNFALYPIKLKGKLWPTSEHYFQAQKFVDTPYEETIRKAISPMKAAELGRSRKVKLRRDWDSVKDNIMYEAIKAKFTQHTELAELLLNTEDARIIEHTENDSYWGDGGDGSGKNKLGKLLMKLREELR comes from the coding sequence ATGGAAACGGAAGATATATTTTTTTATAGTGTTAGAGAAGCCTATGGAGAATTTTCCAACTTTGCCCTTTATCCCATTAAGCTAAAAGGAAAGCTATGGCCTACATCTGAACATTACTTTCAGGCGCAGAAGTTTGTGGATACTCCCTATGAAGAAACTATCCGTAAAGCCATAAGCCCTATGAAAGCGGCTGAATTAGGTAGAAGCCGGAAGGTGAAGCTTCGACGTGATTGGGATAGTGTGAAAGACAATATCATGTATGAGGCTATCAAAGCAAAGTTTACGCAACATACTGAACTTGCCGAACTTTTACTGAATACAGAAGATGCTAGGATCATAGAACATACAGAAAATGATTCCTATTGGGGAGATGGAGGTGATGGTAGTGGAAAAAATAAATTAGGGAAGCTATTGATGAAGTTACGGGAGGAGTTAAGGTGA
- a CDS encoding L-rhamnose mutarotase translates to MKSYAKTILLKNNPGLIAEYMMYHDDIWPEVVKSFRAVGVVDIRIWIIGRQLFMVMDTKDNFDPNRDMERYLQLNPKNREWEEKMKTYQEPITDYEHWAELELIFKLSDHAPDRY, encoded by the coding sequence ATGAAATCCTACGCCAAGACAATCCTTCTTAAAAATAATCCGGGTCTTATTGCCGAGTACATGATGTATCACGATGATATATGGCCAGAGGTAGTTAAATCGTTTCGTGCGGTGGGGGTGGTAGATATTCGGATATGGATCATTGGCAGACAGCTATTCATGGTAATGGATACTAAAGATAACTTTGACCCAAATCGTGATATGGAACGGTACCTTCAACTGAATCCTAAAAACAGAGAGTGGGAAGAGAAAATGAAAACCTATCAGGAGCCTATTACAGATTATGAACACTGGGCTGAACTCGAACTGATATTTAAACTCAGTGATCATGCACCCGACAGATATTAA
- a CDS encoding T9SS type A sorting domain-containing protein gives MQKRLLFLLFFLNLLSVATKVFSQTYVQDPTFTPIRTEAGSGFAKTFAVQSDKKIIVIGTFDEVNSKVTRQLARLLPDGSIDTTFKVTHLSFGTFESIAIQADGKILVVGRFTLPFENTSRGLARFNTDGTLDDTFNKKVGANGLYIQYVTLQGTDKILITGSFNSFNGKPFSKIAKLNMDGSVDDTFTPITSISGSISKAMVQADNKILIIGDFTSINNLPKKYIARLDKDGSLDENFTPATRTNLLPRYIALQSDQKVIVVGNLQSTFTSDPQKQAIERLNIDGTIDYSFTVNELGHYDFMEGLTIQPDGKIVVGAFYDYFKNLYDEGQLVRINTDGTIDKIFNTSTGVKPFITRTIAFTDNQLLVTGAYTQITSSLFRFNINGSTDDNFKFQSTQYLAIKKIVPLPNDQFLIESNFTSWKLNGFTAKSCAKITANGSIDSSFNPPAGELSAFSLSDGKIIVLQNSQQVLRLFNDGTIDSTFKAQKSNLTITHIVPQKDGKILVCQRKTNMYGFATSSIIRLHTDGSIDNTFTLENFSKFVRDILIQEDGKIILCGIDERKSPLVTGIYRLDNSGMIEDSLVTSVSTVDYNYTLALQGDGKILVGGSFQKFAGSPYDLIVRLTTDLSIDNTFKAGSTLKFNGDIHKILTQKDDKILVFGAFTGIDAIAHPGYVKLHSDGSIDTEFNLDVDKSERASYLYSTSNNKLVVAFQGKIIRYTLPQEQTITFAEISDKETSASSFRLIATASSKLPVTFSVVSGPATINKDTLTLTGEAGIVIIKASQAGNKYYKEAIPVERSFTVHNVLASEDPLSKQIIVYPNPAHHQFFIQMPVDLPVSNVTLLNYQGKQINANILFSTTGYMVETAVPAGLYILRITSKGKMINKKVIMQ, from the coding sequence ATGCAAAAAAGACTACTATTTTTATTATTCTTTTTAAATCTCTTGTCGGTAGCAACTAAAGTTTTTTCGCAAACTTATGTACAAGACCCTACTTTTACTCCAATCAGAACAGAAGCAGGAAGTGGTTTTGCCAAGACATTTGCTGTTCAGTCAGATAAAAAGATTATTGTTATTGGAACATTTGATGAAGTAAATAGTAAAGTGACCAGGCAATTGGCTCGTCTCCTTCCAGATGGAAGTATTGACACAACATTTAAAGTTACACATCTTTCATTTGGAACATTCGAATCCATAGCAATACAAGCTGATGGAAAGATATTAGTTGTCGGCAGGTTCACCTTACCATTTGAAAACACATCAAGAGGCCTCGCTCGTTTTAACACGGATGGTACTTTAGATGACACTTTCAACAAAAAAGTTGGAGCAAATGGTCTTTATATCCAATATGTAACATTACAAGGAACTGACAAAATTCTTATAACAGGATCTTTTAACTCATTTAACGGAAAACCTTTTAGCAAGATTGCCAAGCTAAATATGGATGGCAGTGTTGATGATACCTTTACTCCTATTACATCTATATCCGGATCAATCAGCAAAGCAATGGTTCAAGCAGATAACAAAATACTAATTATAGGAGACTTTACATCGATTAACAATCTTCCCAAAAAATATATAGCTCGCTTAGATAAAGATGGTAGTCTGGACGAAAACTTTACCCCTGCAACACGCACAAACTTACTACCACGTTACATAGCTTTACAAAGCGACCAAAAAGTAATTGTGGTAGGGAATTTACAGTCAACATTTACAAGTGATCCTCAAAAACAAGCAATTGAGCGATTAAATATAGATGGCACTATTGATTATAGTTTTACAGTTAATGAATTAGGGCATTATGATTTTATGGAGGGTTTAACTATTCAACCAGATGGTAAGATTGTAGTGGGGGCCTTTTATGATTATTTTAAAAATCTCTATGATGAGGGACAACTAGTAAGAATCAATACAGATGGGACTATTGATAAAATTTTTAATACCTCTACAGGTGTAAAACCTTTCATAACACGTACAATTGCCTTTACAGATAATCAATTATTAGTTACAGGAGCTTATACCCAAATTACATCTTCTCTATTTCGGTTCAATATAAATGGATCAACAGATGATAACTTCAAATTTCAATCCACTCAATATCTGGCTATTAAAAAGATAGTTCCACTACCTAATGATCAATTTCTCATTGAAAGTAACTTTACTTCATGGAAATTAAATGGATTTACAGCTAAATCTTGTGCAAAAATCACCGCCAATGGAAGTATTGATTCCAGCTTCAACCCTCCGGCAGGAGAATTATCTGCATTTTCTCTGTCAGATGGTAAAATCATTGTTCTTCAGAATAGTCAGCAAGTACTAAGATTATTCAATGATGGTACCATTGATAGCACTTTTAAAGCTCAAAAATCAAATCTGACAATTACACATATAGTTCCGCAGAAAGATGGGAAGATATTAGTCTGTCAACGCAAAACAAACATGTATGGTTTTGCAACCAGTTCTATTATACGCTTACATACAGATGGAAGTATCGACAATACATTTACACTTGAAAACTTTTCAAAGTTTGTTAGAGATATACTTATACAAGAAGACGGAAAGATTATACTATGTGGTATAGATGAAAGAAAGAGTCCCCTTGTTACAGGTATATACCGTCTTGATAATTCAGGAATGATAGAAGATTCACTTGTCACTTCGGTAAGTACGGTTGACTACAATTATACATTAGCACTACAAGGAGATGGTAAAATTTTGGTAGGTGGCTCATTTCAGAAATTTGCAGGCTCTCCTTATGATCTTATTGTTCGTCTTACAACAGATTTAAGTATTGACAACACTTTCAAGGCTGGTAGTACACTGAAATTTAATGGCGATATCCACAAGATTCTTACCCAGAAAGATGATAAGATATTAGTATTTGGTGCATTCACAGGTATTGATGCAATAGCCCATCCAGGTTATGTAAAATTGCATAGTGATGGGAGCATAGATACAGAATTCAATCTGGATGTAGATAAAAGTGAACGAGCCAGTTATCTTTACTCAACATCTAACAATAAATTAGTAGTTGCATTTCAAGGAAAAATTATACGATATACTTTACCTCAGGAGCAAACGATAACATTTGCAGAAATTTCAGATAAAGAAACGTCTGCTTCCTCTTTTAGGCTAATAGCCACTGCCAGTTCAAAATTGCCAGTCACTTTTTCTGTTGTTTCGGGTCCAGCAACTATAAACAAAGATACGCTAACATTAACAGGAGAAGCAGGCATTGTCATAATAAAGGCATCTCAGGCTGGAAATAAGTATTACAAAGAAGCAATACCAGTAGAAAGAAGTTTTACCGTTCATAATGTACTAGCCTCTGAAGATCCACTCTCAAAGCAAATTATAGTATATCCCAATCCAGCCCATCATCAATTTTTCATTCAAATGCCAGTGGATTTGCCAGTAAGTAATGTAACGCTTTTGAATTATCAGGGAAAACAAATTAATGCTAACATTTTGTTTTCTACTACAGGCTATATGGTCGAAACAGCAGTACCAGCAGGATTGTATATCCTTAGAATCACCTCAAAAGGCAAAATGATAAATAAGAAAGTTATCATGCAATGA
- a CDS encoding radical SAM/SPASM domain-containing protein has protein sequence MFFSAPKDNRFKQVSTLVVKVTHRCNLDCQYCYEFITQKGEDMSEQTFRQLADRVLENSEQKVITFLFHGGEPTLIANSWYEQGINYVLKKAKQKQQEIRFSMQTNLIHLPDEKIQLFKTYNIQPGVSLDGTADAPDSMRGRESRVFQNFLKLKQAGISCGILTTINHSNYQRFEQICKFLVEQAQVHHFKANVVTSVGAGYNLAGLKAEQIFEAQRAILEYMIETKGQKLTEHNLVTEIERFFTSAEDQHTLPPTLCHEKQCGAGKSVLGVTPKGELLPCGRFQWNDTDYFLGDIHTKRSASTFQQLEEKVDSFHTLVPESWYDCDQCPAQKICMYGCQAFIVRSKNKANVDCLPTKMRFAYYEANRTRLWPVYKAITAQKQGMLPFRIKSGNGHKQYVLHPANQTAYVMAD, from the coding sequence ATGTTTTTTTCTGCTCCCAAAGATAATCGCTTCAAACAAGTTTCTACACTGGTAGTGAAGGTTACTCATCGTTGCAACCTGGATTGTCAGTACTGTTATGAGTTTATCACTCAGAAGGGAGAAGATATGTCAGAGCAAACCTTCAGGCAACTAGCAGATCGGGTATTGGAGAATTCAGAGCAGAAGGTGATTACTTTTCTTTTTCATGGAGGGGAACCTACCCTGATAGCCAATAGCTGGTATGAGCAAGGGATCAACTATGTATTGAAAAAAGCAAAGCAAAAACAACAGGAGATTCGCTTCTCTATGCAAACCAATTTGATTCATCTGCCTGATGAAAAGATCCAGTTATTCAAAACCTATAACATTCAACCAGGTGTGAGTCTGGATGGGACAGCAGATGCACCAGATTCTATGCGAGGTAGAGAAAGCCGGGTATTTCAAAATTTCCTAAAGCTCAAGCAAGCAGGTATATCCTGTGGTATACTGACCACCATCAACCATTCCAATTACCAGCGGTTTGAACAAATATGCAAATTTCTGGTAGAACAGGCACAGGTTCATCACTTTAAAGCCAATGTAGTGACCAGTGTTGGTGCAGGATATAATCTGGCAGGCTTAAAAGCAGAACAGATTTTTGAAGCTCAGCGAGCCATTCTGGAATATATGATTGAAACGAAAGGTCAGAAACTTACTGAGCATAATCTTGTCACAGAGATTGAACGGTTCTTCACATCAGCAGAAGATCAACATACTCTGCCACCTACACTATGTCATGAAAAGCAATGTGGCGCAGGTAAATCTGTTTTGGGAGTTACTCCAAAAGGTGAGCTACTTCCCTGCGGCCGTTTTCAGTGGAATGATACAGACTATTTTCTGGGAGACATTCATACCAAGCGATCAGCCTCCACTTTCCAGCAGCTTGAAGAAAAAGTAGATTCGTTTCATACACTGGTTCCAGAAAGCTGGTATGATTGTGACCAATGTCCGGCTCAAAAAATATGTATGTATGGCTGTCAGGCATTTATTGTCCGGTCAAAAAACAAAGCCAATGTGGACTGCCTGCCTACAAAAATGCGATTCGCCTACTATGAGGCAAATCGCACAAGATTGTGGCCTGTATATAAAGCTATCACTGCACAAAAGCAAGGTATGTTGCCTTTTAGAATCAAATCGGGTAATGGACACAAGCAATATGTCTTGCATCCTGCAAATCAAACAGCCTATGTAATGGCAGATTAA